From one Leptospira andrefontaineae genomic stretch:
- a CDS encoding alpha/beta fold hydrolase, whose translation MKKDKIKVRNIIFLFFTLIAIITISIYSLNNSISENIAELYKPSADSRFSIVDGIKIHYKRKGEGPIILLLHGNGASLQSFEQVGSALNANSFATVILDLPGFGLTGSREDRDYRIQTYTSTIARFMESLEVQRYSVVGNSLGGNIAWNLALEYPNRVDNLVLINATGYPEKSIPLGIRMAQNPVLKLLLKLWTPRWAVERSLRSAVGSNSNIVNESMVDRIHFFANQSGNRIAFIDLANTDQIDRSSYIKNITVPTLVLRSSKIDGQHFARDIENCRELVNTEGGHLLPEEDPNWVASAISEFMKSSGKRSQIRSSVHL comes from the coding sequence ATGAAAAAAGATAAAATCAAAGTTAGAAATATAATATTTCTTTTTTTTACTCTTATTGCAATTATCACAATTTCCATTTACTCTCTCAATAATTCCATTTCCGAAAATATTGCAGAATTGTATAAGCCTTCTGCTGATTCACGTTTTTCAATTGTAGATGGAATAAAAATCCATTATAAACGAAAAGGGGAGGGACCGATCATTCTCCTTTTACATGGAAATGGGGCATCATTACAGTCTTTTGAGCAAGTTGGGTCAGCTCTTAATGCAAATTCATTTGCTACCGTCATACTAGACTTGCCCGGATTTGGTCTAACTGGTTCCCGAGAAGATCGAGACTACCGGATTCAAACCTATACATCTACAATTGCTCGCTTTATGGAAAGCTTGGAAGTTCAGCGATATTCAGTAGTTGGCAACTCGCTCGGTGGAAATATAGCATGGAACCTTGCGTTAGAATATCCAAACCGAGTAGACAATCTTGTTTTAATTAATGCCACAGGTTACCCAGAAAAATCGATTCCATTGGGAATACGTATGGCACAGAACCCAGTTTTAAAATTGCTCTTAAAGCTATGGACACCGCGTTGGGCCGTTGAGAGAAGTTTGCGATCTGCAGTTGGTTCTAATTCTAATATTGTGAATGAATCTATGGTTGACCGAATACATTTTTTTGCAAATCAATCGGGCAATCGTATAGCTTTCATTGATTTAGCAAATACAGATCAAATCGATAGAAGTTCTTATATAAAAAATATCACTGTGCCTACTCTTGTGCTTCGGAGTTCCAAAATTGACGGACAGCATTTTGCACGAGATATTGAGAATTGCCGCGAATTGGTTAATACCGAAGGGGGACATTTGCTTCCAGAGGAAGACCCGAATTGGGTAGCTAGTGCCATTTCTGAATTTATGAAATCTTCGGGAAAAAGATCTCAAATTCGGAGTTCAGTTCATTTGTGA
- a CDS encoding DoxX family protein — translation MYTIFVYWISTLLLVLCLAIGAVLDLGQASSVLESLSHLGYPKFLAPILGVWKVLGSIAILIPGFQRLKEWAYAGVFFDLSGAFLSHVIVGDEFRELVPIIAILGFALISWATRPITRRLQ, via the coding sequence ATGTATACTATTTTTGTTTATTGGATTTCTACATTATTACTTGTGTTGTGTCTTGCAATTGGAGCCGTTCTAGATCTTGGACAAGCTTCTTCTGTTTTGGAATCTTTATCGCATCTTGGATATCCAAAATTTCTTGCTCCGATATTAGGTGTATGGAAGGTTTTGGGTTCAATTGCGATTCTTATTCCCGGATTCCAACGATTGAAAGAATGGGCTTATGCTGGTGTTTTTTTTGATTTAAGTGGAGCTTTTCTCTCTCATGTTATAGTTGGCGATGAATTTCGTGAACTCGTTCCTATAATAGCAATCCTAGGATTTGCTTTAATTTCTTGGGCAACGAGACCGATTACGCGGCGCTTACAATAA
- a CDS encoding phytanoyl-CoA dioxygenase family protein, with protein MSYSVVPVRPLTEDEISRYDSDGVIMVKGAIDANWLHLIEAGLEKARLEMSLLGKFMSRKTQGYQMDTFLWKRVDEIRDAIYYGPFAHWAQQLMGAKEVRFFYDQMFVKEPGTDAPTPWHQDLSFWPIRGEQITSFWIPLDPVTRESSGLMYVKGSHKWTQRFKAISPDYVAAIIDEKMDDIPDINANPEKYDLLDWVMNPGDILMFHPLTLHGSYGNNHRTRRRRALALRWTGDDVIWEPSSKRMPIFYQHTSIVGKGLSGAAFPRILPEPIALERNIRRFTETPSKMQLLVSGINNITAAVRLKFKLRPPQLRQTWK; from the coding sequence GTGTCATATTCTGTTGTTCCCGTTCGACCTCTTACTGAGGATGAAATTAGTCGTTATGATAGTGATGGCGTTATAATGGTCAAAGGTGCAATCGACGCGAATTGGTTGCATCTTATTGAGGCAGGACTCGAGAAGGCGCGTTTGGAAATGTCATTGCTCGGAAAGTTTATGTCCAGAAAAACTCAGGGTTATCAAATGGATACTTTCCTTTGGAAGCGCGTAGATGAAATACGTGATGCAATCTATTACGGACCTTTCGCGCATTGGGCTCAGCAATTGATGGGGGCTAAAGAGGTTAGATTTTTTTACGATCAAATGTTTGTAAAAGAGCCAGGAACAGATGCACCAACCCCTTGGCACCAAGATCTTTCATTTTGGCCTATTCGAGGGGAGCAGATCACTTCTTTTTGGATCCCATTGGATCCAGTAACAAGAGAGAGCAGTGGACTAATGTATGTTAAAGGTTCGCATAAATGGACCCAACGCTTTAAAGCAATTTCTCCTGATTATGTTGCTGCTATTATAGATGAAAAGATGGATGATATTCCGGATATCAATGCAAATCCGGAAAAATATGATCTTCTCGATTGGGTGATGAATCCAGGCGATATCCTGATGTTTCACCCTTTGACGTTGCACGGTAGCTACGGGAATAATCATCGTACACGCCGAAGAAGAGCTTTAGCTCTTCGTTGGACAGGAGATGACGTAATATGGGAACCTTCTTCGAAGCGAATGCCCATATTCTATCAACATACTTCTATCGTTGGCAAAGGATTGTCCGGAGCTGCTTTTCCTCGTATTCTACCTGAACCAATTGCCTTGGAGCGAAATATACGACGCTTTACTGAAACACCGAGTAAAATGCAACTCTTGGTTTCAGGGATAAATAATATTACAGCAGCGGTACGCCTAAAGTTTAAACTTCGGCCACCACAGCTTAGGCAGACTTGGAAGTAG
- a CDS encoding alpha/beta fold hydrolase: protein MKRVFIISIVFLVSLNLIAITRAWLFTTNERKLDDEARKNFVGSFVRTKIGTIRYILDGKENFPLVLFVGGLTTEGTDYFERPAEEFKKAGYRTLRYDLVGRGGSERSKEFEYNSATYLLQIDELLKSLNIDGPIYLVGQSLGGGIVADWAGVHPDRVLAISIHGSAGYAPDSELVVSILRIPLVGEYLFWLFRKELTLGRVRAHFASDQPDEVIRFEQSIRRSAAFEGYYNAIFQTIKNFGATNLENVFLQLRKTDFPIQIIWGEDDRILPVEGAHVINDWLGGKAEVVSVPNVGHMVMIEGGNRTISIVIEFFNKVRLKASSNKG from the coding sequence ATGAAACGTGTATTCATTATTTCTATAGTTTTTCTGGTCTCTTTAAATCTCATTGCTATCACACGAGCTTGGTTATTTACTACTAATGAGAGAAAATTAGATGATGAAGCCCGTAAAAATTTTGTAGGTAGTTTTGTCCGAACCAAAATTGGAACGATCCGATATATTTTAGATGGTAAGGAAAATTTCCCTTTAGTCCTTTTCGTTGGTGGATTGACTACGGAAGGAACTGATTACTTCGAGAGGCCTGCAGAGGAGTTTAAGAAAGCCGGTTATAGGACATTACGGTATGATTTAGTAGGGCGAGGCGGTTCAGAACGTTCGAAAGAATTTGAATACAATTCTGCTACGTATTTACTTCAAATCGACGAGTTGCTTAAATCACTCAACATCGACGGACCAATTTATCTTGTTGGACAGTCGTTAGGTGGTGGAATCGTCGCTGACTGGGCTGGGGTGCATCCTGATCGCGTACTTGCAATCTCTATTCACGGTAGTGCTGGTTATGCCCCAGATTCAGAATTAGTTGTTTCCATATTAAGAATTCCTTTGGTAGGGGAATATTTATTTTGGCTATTTCGAAAGGAATTAACGCTTGGCCGGGTCCGTGCACATTTCGCCTCAGATCAACCAGATGAAGTTATTCGCTTTGAACAGAGCATTCGTCGTAGTGCTGCCTTCGAAGGATATTACAACGCTATTTTTCAGACTATTAAGAATTTTGGTGCGACTAATTTAGAAAATGTTTTTCTCCAGCTCCGCAAGACTGATTTCCCAATACAGATTATATGGGGCGAAGATGATCGGATTCTTCCTGTTGAGGGAGCTCATGTAATTAATGATTGGCTTGGCGGTAAAGCCGAAGTTGTATCGGTGCCAAATGTCGGACATATGGTTATGATCGAAGGTGGTAATAGAACTATTTCGATCGTGATTGAATTTTTTAATAAAGTACGCCTGAAAGCTTCAAGCAACAAAGGGTAG
- a CDS encoding DUF2721 domain-containing protein yields MGSLNYNTPGLLFPAISLLMLAFTNRFFGLASLARHLIQKYRETKDENLVLQIENLSFRISLVRFSQSFGILSLIFCTFSIAFIPILSLFAWCFFGSSLLFMIISLIFSLVEIHLSTKALNVELKTALKENLESVRKV; encoded by the coding sequence ATGGGATCACTTAATTATAATACACCAGGATTACTCTTTCCTGCAATTTCCCTATTAATGTTGGCTTTTACGAATCGGTTCTTCGGACTTGCATCTCTTGCTAGGCATTTAATTCAAAAATACAGAGAAACAAAAGATGAGAATCTTGTTCTACAAATTGAAAATTTAAGCTTTAGAATTTCGCTTGTTAGATTTTCTCAATCTTTTGGAATACTTAGTTTAATTTTTTGTACATTTTCTATCGCTTTTATACCTATTCTAAGCCTTTTCGCATGGTGCTTTTTTGGCAGTTCTTTACTCTTTATGATAATTTCTTTAATCTTTTCTTTAGTAGAAATACATCTCTCAACTAAGGCACTGAACGTTGAATTAAAAACTGCCTTGAAGGAAAATTTAGAAAGTGTTCGTAAAGTTTAG
- a CDS encoding TetR/AcrR family transcriptional regulator yields MARIKHRKVLLPKRERTRAQIMSAALRLFAVKDAGETSIAEVSAEAEVANGTFYNYFKTKEELLEASALALAEALVEKSAQLIPEITDGAERMAYGGMTFLKKAREDMNWGWALIRVAAAAPRMSEILRAQPLKDMQKAVKAGKFIIESEEAALGLYIGALHYGIRNILEGRAKKYSHDIELIALVLRAYGLSGKASNNVSQKAFDRVWAVK; encoded by the coding sequence ATGGCAAGAATCAAACACCGGAAAGTGTTACTTCCCAAGAGGGAAAGAACAAGGGCTCAAATAATGAGCGCAGCTCTGCGATTATTTGCAGTTAAGGATGCAGGTGAGACTTCAATTGCAGAAGTTTCTGCTGAAGCCGAAGTTGCCAATGGAACTTTTTACAACTATTTTAAAACAAAGGAAGAATTATTAGAAGCATCTGCTCTTGCATTGGCGGAGGCGTTAGTTGAGAAGTCTGCTCAACTAATTCCGGAAATTACCGACGGAGCAGAAAGGATGGCCTACGGAGGGATGACCTTTTTAAAAAAGGCAAGAGAGGACATGAATTGGGGTTGGGCCTTAATTCGAGTTGCAGCTGCAGCACCGAGAATGAGTGAAATTTTGCGCGCGCAACCGTTGAAGGATATGCAAAAAGCTGTGAAAGCAGGAAAATTTATAATCGAGTCGGAAGAGGCGGCTTTAGGTCTTTATATTGGAGCCTTACATTATGGAATTCGAAATATTCTTGAAGGCCGAGCAAAGAAATATTCTCATGATATTGAGTTGATAGCACTGGTATTGAGAGCCTATGGCTTATCCGGTAAAGCTTCAAATAACGTGAGTCAGAAAGCATTCGATCGTGTTTGGGCTGTGAAGTAA
- a CDS encoding TetR/AcrR family transcriptional regulator, giving the protein MTNRQKSKPAPGRPPFPVDRIVSTALQIVNEEGAEALSMRSLADRLESGTATLYRHFSNRANLIAQVVDCIFGELKWKPEKLTGLNWEEMCRAFALNAFETLSRYPNAAPLLVENLPLGPNAMIIRESVISLFLSNEFSPHLAALSYASLSRYILGFAVQLKGSDQKKNKNDSNTFRKLNSANFPATVKVAEFLPVPIEKEFKFGLDLLIDGIRQIRDKEKSLKKR; this is encoded by the coding sequence ATGACTAATAGGCAGAAATCCAAACCTGCACCGGGGCGGCCTCCTTTTCCTGTAGACCGTATCGTTTCTACTGCTTTACAAATTGTGAACGAGGAAGGTGCAGAAGCATTATCTATGCGCTCGCTCGCTGATCGATTAGAGTCAGGCACTGCAACTCTCTATCGACATTTCAGTAATCGTGCGAACTTGATTGCTCAAGTTGTTGATTGCATATTCGGAGAATTAAAATGGAAACCAGAAAAACTTACTGGACTGAACTGGGAAGAAATGTGTCGGGCCTTCGCTCTCAATGCTTTCGAAACACTTAGTCGATATCCAAATGCGGCTCCGTTATTAGTAGAAAACTTACCACTCGGGCCAAACGCTATGATTATACGCGAGAGTGTTATTTCTTTATTTTTATCGAATGAATTTTCGCCGCATCTTGCTGCTCTATCATATGCATCTCTATCACGCTATATTTTAGGCTTTGCTGTTCAATTGAAAGGGTCAGATCAAAAAAAGAATAAAAATGATTCGAACACATTTCGAAAATTGAATTCCGCTAATTTTCCGGCTACAGTAAAAGTAGCTGAATTTTTGCCTGTGCCAATTGAGAAAGAATTTAAATTTGGATTGGACTTACTAATCGATGGAATACGCCAAATACGTGATAAAGAAAAGTCACTTAAAAAACGCTAA
- a CDS encoding porin OmpL1 encodes MMRIIFAIMFLLGSSTLSAKSYVFGSLGAQFNLGNLGDVITKDGLDASSNYDAVSSTGQTGVLPRRVLYPDNRLLSLQHSTMGLIHANTGGPLTGGVISLGYEQDFGKNFFWRVSANYTKKIMGGESDAKFLQYKFYDITWDYSAIQIPVNVGIKISPTEDTAIYIGAGVHYFKGGWGLAGSNRAEDVHQFLAQTLGPTNTITNLLEDGTDPNANWENTRFNVSGVAPNWLFGVQARVSDKGYAFMEAETFFSFKYGIAHPSSQGGAEGLAPSVGYPIVLGGTQYRIGYKYEI; translated from the coding sequence ATGATGCGAATAATTTTCGCGATTATGTTTTTGTTGGGCTCGTCTACTCTATCTGCAAAATCTTACGTTTTCGGAAGTTTAGGCGCGCAATTTAATTTAGGTAACTTGGGAGACGTTATCACGAAGGATGGATTGGATGCTTCAAGTAATTATGATGCTGTTTCCTCTACCGGACAAACAGGAGTATTACCACGCAGAGTACTATATCCAGACAATCGTCTCCTTTCTTTGCAGCACAGTACAATGGGACTAATCCACGCTAATACTGGAGGACCATTAACAGGTGGAGTTATATCGCTTGGTTATGAACAAGATTTTGGTAAAAACTTTTTCTGGAGAGTGTCAGCAAATTATACAAAGAAAATTATGGGTGGGGAATCTGACGCAAAATTTCTACAGTATAAATTTTATGATATAACATGGGACTATAGTGCTATTCAGATACCTGTGAATGTGGGAATCAAAATTTCACCTACGGAAGATACTGCGATTTATATAGGTGCCGGAGTGCATTATTTTAAAGGTGGATGGGGATTAGCCGGTAGTAATCGTGCGGAAGATGTACATCAGTTTCTTGCGCAGACCCTTGGGCCTACTAATACAATCACAAATTTGTTAGAGGATGGAACTGATCCGAACGCGAACTGGGAAAATACTCGATTCAATGTATCCGGTGTTGCTCCTAATTGGTTGTTTGGAGTTCAGGCGCGAGTTTCGGACAAAGGATATGCTTTTATGGAAGCCGAGACATTCTTTTCTTTCAAATACGGAATCGCACATCCAAGTTCACAGGGTGGGGCTGAAGGTTTAGCTCCAAGCGTTGGCTATCCTATCGTACTTGGCGGAACACAATATCGTATAGGTTATAAATACGAGATTTAG
- a CDS encoding FAD-dependent monooxygenase: MNFDNILNNLRFDKFEVIIVGAGPVGVLAANLLGMKGISVLLVDKNPEVLEIPRAISLDQDALRILQAVGLSEEAMKNMPLISCVEMISPIGGVLAKINSSGLVNGHPRLVSFYQPDLERLLRKGVERFESVCFLTDCLYLEHSQSDLGLSVKLKYNEVVKEFSASYLLACDGAHSSIRTNQGWSLQGSSYKEDWLIVDIDGFSESMEKVEFFCNPNRPIAHVPGPQGSQRWEFLLRNKETRNEMENPEKIAELMKPWSKALAGNLQRKAVYRFHAKTANCMGKGRVYLLGDAAHLTPPFAGQGLVSGFRDAFNISWKIAAILNKEASPKVLESYDIERRPHAKKMIRLAVFLGSIIMTRSKIAAILRDLLFKILLYSPLKSYLTDMRIKPLNNFNKGLFLKKERFRNTILYPGTTFPQASIKLENGTWDWSDSLLGSSLAIVGYGNDPMLVLNEESKTIWKRLGGVMIYLSDQRIKSVVEDCTCFGEDVTFFFQNIFGKKNRFVIVRPDRIIGAAFEAEQADEVIKKFSNLYV; this comes from the coding sequence TTGAATTTTGATAATATATTAAATAACCTAAGGTTCGATAAATTTGAAGTAATAATTGTCGGGGCCGGGCCTGTAGGAGTTTTAGCTGCCAATCTATTGGGTATGAAAGGTATATCGGTCCTTTTGGTAGATAAGAATCCTGAAGTATTGGAAATACCTAGAGCTATCTCACTGGATCAGGATGCATTGAGAATATTGCAAGCGGTAGGCCTTTCGGAAGAAGCAATGAAAAACATGCCTTTGATTTCTTGCGTAGAAATGATCTCTCCGATCGGAGGAGTTCTGGCTAAAATAAATTCGTCTGGATTGGTAAACGGTCATCCGCGATTGGTTTCATTTTACCAACCAGATTTAGAAAGATTGCTAAGGAAGGGAGTCGAAAGATTTGAAAGCGTGTGCTTTTTAACCGATTGTTTATACTTAGAGCATAGCCAGTCTGATTTGGGACTCTCTGTGAAATTGAAATATAATGAAGTAGTAAAAGAATTTTCTGCTTCTTACCTTCTCGCTTGCGATGGAGCACATAGTTCTATTCGAACTAACCAGGGTTGGAGCTTACAGGGTTCTTCTTATAAGGAAGATTGGTTAATTGTAGATATAGATGGTTTTTCTGAATCCATGGAGAAAGTAGAATTTTTCTGCAATCCAAATCGACCAATTGCTCATGTGCCTGGACCGCAGGGATCCCAACGCTGGGAGTTTCTTCTCCGAAATAAAGAAACTAGAAATGAAATGGAGAATCCTGAAAAAATAGCAGAACTTATGAAACCATGGAGCAAAGCTTTAGCGGGAAATTTACAAAGAAAAGCGGTGTATCGATTTCATGCGAAAACGGCCAATTGTATGGGAAAGGGAAGAGTCTATTTACTTGGGGATGCAGCTCATTTAACCCCTCCGTTCGCAGGCCAAGGATTAGTTAGCGGTTTTCGTGATGCCTTTAACATTAGTTGGAAAATAGCAGCGATTTTAAATAAGGAGGCAAGTCCGAAAGTATTAGAAAGTTACGATATAGAAAGACGACCCCATGCAAAAAAGATGATACGCTTAGCAGTTTTTCTTGGATCTATTATTATGACCAGAAGTAAAATCGCAGCTATATTAAGGGATTTGTTATTCAAAATTCTACTTTACTCACCTCTTAAATCATATCTCACCGATATGAGGATAAAACCTTTAAACAATTTCAATAAAGGGCTTTTTTTAAAGAAGGAACGATTTCGAAATACTATTTTATATCCAGGAACCACCTTCCCGCAAGCTTCTATTAAATTAGAGAACGGAACTTGGGATTGGTCAGATTCTCTGCTTGGTAGTTCGTTGGCTATCGTTGGATATGGAAATGACCCTATGCTTGTTTTGAATGAGGAGTCAAAGACAATATGGAAACGTCTGGGAGGAGTCATGATATATCTTTCCGATCAAAGAATTAAATCAGTCGTTGAAGATTGTACTTGTTTCGGAGAAGATGTAACCTTTTTCTTTCAAAATATTTTCGGAAAAAAGAATCGTTTCGTAATAGTACGACCGGATAGAATTATAGGAGCCGCCTTCGAGGCCGAACAGGCTGATGAAGTAATTAAAAAGTTCTCAAACCTTTATGTTTAG